In one window of Synchiropus splendidus isolate RoL2022-P1 chromosome 15, RoL_Sspl_1.0, whole genome shotgun sequence DNA:
- the pak5 gene encoding serine/threonine-protein kinase PAK 5 isoform X1 gives MICYDETNKTRQNLCPSLDMKRQEHRKTKGLSGFSSMFGKKKKRLEISAPSNFEHRVHTGFDPREQKFTGLPQQWQSLLADTANRPKPMVDPSYITPIQLAPMKISPKTVRSAETPLPKTIVRGNRPPKDVSINGLLEEFDNISVTRSNSLRKESPPGAHQSGTGIKPSIGGHPTVPEENGFSHYYSRYSCDLDSSSRDFSLDPGKPGFSMDGEWGMGRHYRFTKQNGHSHPIRSHFYPDAMPQKSDYGKLPPDYHTYLESKGRSADEVASTVGSGVGSSGYYRASVGGSSSQDYRDTSVGTPSRASLHSEQINYPDSEWSYGGMRDEYDKRPKSSYVTQTSPTPAIRQRSRSGSGLQEPNVPYTASGAFKNPAQAHPYSSYTYPRLSESLANSQTLPKGEYERSSRDGSPQVSGGDTYPRGPLKLPQSHGKPPGYPPVHLPYPPVFHHYKPSPYHHPPSQPSPPYTPQGAYSQPSSPYIPPGAYPPPSWGSNSDTQPSRVSHEQFRAALQLVVNPGDPREYLDSFIKIGEGSTGIVCIASEKHSGKQVAVKKMDLRKQQRRELLFNEVVIMRDYHHENVVDMYNSYLVGDELWVVMEFLEGGALTDIVTHTRMNEEQIATVCLSVLRALSYLHTQGVIHRDIKSDSILLTSDGRIKLSDFGFCAQVSKEVPKRKSLVGTPYWMAPEVISRLPYGTEVDIWSLGIMVIEMVDGEPPYFNEPPLQAMRRIRDNLPPRLKESHKVSTVLRSFLDLMLVREPSQRATAQELLQHPFLKLSGPPSCIVPLMRHYRHR, from the exons ATGATCTGTTATGATGAAACCAATAAAACACGACAAAATCTCTGTCCATCCCTTGACATGAAACGTCAGGAACACAGAAAAACCAAAG GTTTGTCAGGGTTTTCCAGCATGtttgggaagaagaagaaacggcTGGAGATCTCAGCACCGTCTAACTTTGAGCACCGGGTCCACACGGGTTTCGACCCTCGGGAGCAGAAGTTCACCGGGCTGCCACAGCAATGGCAGAGCCTCCTGGCCGACACCGCCAACCGACCCAAGCCCATGGTGGACCCTTCCTACATCACCCCCATCCAGCTGGCACCAATGAAG ATATCTCCCAAGACAGTCCGGTCAGCTGAAACGCCGTTACCCAAA ACGATTGTCCGAGGGAACCGACCACCCAAAGACGTGTCCATCAACGGCTTGCTAGAAGAGTTCGACAACATCTCAGTGACTCGCTCCAACTCTTTGAGAAAAGAGAGTCCACCAGGGGCTCACCAATCTGGAACAGGCATCAAACCCTCCATCGGTGGTCACCCCACGGTCCCAGAGGAGAATGGATTCAGCCATTACTATTCCCGCTACTCCTGTGACCTGGATTCATCCAGCAGAGACTTCTCACTGGATCCAGGGAAGCCGGGCTTTTCCATGGACGGGGAGTGGGGAATGGGGAGACACTATCGATTCACAAAGCAGAACGGACATTCACACCCCATACGCAGCCACTTCTACCCGGATGCCATGCCCCAAAAATCAGACTACGGTAAACTCCCTCCGGATTACCACACCTACCTGGAGAGCAAGGGGCGGTCAGCCGATGAGGTGGCCTCCACTGTGGGGAGCGGGGTGGGCTCTAGTGGATACTATCGGGCATCTGTGGGGGGCTCGTCGAGCCAGGACTACCGGGACACTTCTGTAGGAACACCGTCTCGTGCGTCGCTACACAGCGAGCAGATCAACTACCCGGACAGCGAGTGGAGCTACGGAGGCATGAGAGACGAATATGACAAGCGGCCCAAAAGTTCCTACGTAACACAAACCAGCCCCACTCCGGCCATCAGGCAGAGATCGAGGTCGGGCTCTGGGCTGCAGGAGCCAAACGTTCCGTACACAGCCAGTGGGGCTTTTAAGAACCCGGCGCAGGCTCATCCTTACAGCTCGTACACGTACCCGCGACTATCGGAAAGTCTGGCGAACTCGCAGACGCTGCCCAAG GGGGAGTACGAGCGCTCCTCACGTGATGGAAGCCCCCAGGTTTCAGGAGGAGACACGTACCCCAGAGGGCCTCTCAAGCTACCTCAGAGTCACGGCAAGCCGCCTGGTTACCCCCCAGTGCACCTGCCGTACCCCCCAGTCTTTCACCACTACAAGCCGTCTCCATACCATCACCCCCCCTCGCAGCCCAGCCCACCCTACACCCCTCAG GGGGCCTACTCGCAGCCTTCGTCCCCTTACATCCCCCCGGGGGCTTACCCGCCTCCCTCCTGGGGGTCCAACTCTGACACGCAGCCCTCCAGAGTTTCTCACGAACAGTTCAGGGCGGCACTTCAGCTCGTGGTCAACCCAG GGGACCCTCGGGAGTACCTGGACAGCTTCATCAAGATCGGCGAGGGCTCCACGGGGATCGTCTGCATCGCCAGCGAGAAACACAGCGGCAAGCAGGTGGCGGTGAAGAAGATGGACCTGAGGAAACAGCAGAGGAGGGAGCTGCTCTTCAATGAG GTGGTGATCATGAGGGACTACCATCACGAAAACGTGGTGGACATGTACAACAGCTACCTGGTTGGAGACGAGCTGTGGGTGGTGATGGAGTTCCTGGAGGGAGGGGCGCTGACGGACATCGTGACTCACACGAG gatGAACGAGGAGCAGATCGCCACCGTGTGCTTGTCAGTGCTGAGAGCTCTGTCCTACCTGCACACGCAGGGCGTCATCCACCGGGACATCAAGAGCGACTCCATCCTGCTGACCAGCGACGGCAGG atcAAGCTGTCAGACTTTGGCTTCTGCGCCCAAGTGTCCAAAGAGGTGCCAAAGAGGAAGTCCCTGGTGGGCACGCCGTACTGGATGGCGCCGGAGGTCATTTCTCGACTGCCTTACGGCACAGAG GTGGACATTTGGTCTCTGGGCATCATGGTGATCGAGATGGTGGACGGGGAGCCCCCCTACTTTAATGAGCCTCCGCTGCAGGCCATGAGGAGGATACGAGACAACCTGCCGCCTCGGTTAAAAGAGTCGCACAAG GTGTCCACGGTGCTGCGCTCCTTCCTGGACCTGATGCTGGTGAGGGAACCATCTCAGAGGGCCACGGCGCAGGAGCTACTTCAGCACCCCTTCCTCAAACTTTCCGGACCCCCGTCCTGCATCGTCCCCCTCATGAGACACTACCGCCACCGCTGA
- the pak5 gene encoding serine/threonine-protein kinase PAK 5 isoform X2: MICYDETNKTRQNLCPSLDMKRQEHRKTKGLSGFSSMFGKKKKRLEISAPSNFEHRVHTGFDPREQKFTGLPQQWQSLLADTANRPKPMVDPSYITPIQLAPMKTIVRGNRPPKDVSINGLLEEFDNISVTRSNSLRKESPPGAHQSGTGIKPSIGGHPTVPEENGFSHYYSRYSCDLDSSSRDFSLDPGKPGFSMDGEWGMGRHYRFTKQNGHSHPIRSHFYPDAMPQKSDYGKLPPDYHTYLESKGRSADEVASTVGSGVGSSGYYRASVGGSSSQDYRDTSVGTPSRASLHSEQINYPDSEWSYGGMRDEYDKRPKSSYVTQTSPTPAIRQRSRSGSGLQEPNVPYTASGAFKNPAQAHPYSSYTYPRLSESLANSQTLPKGEYERSSRDGSPQVSGGDTYPRGPLKLPQSHGKPPGYPPVHLPYPPVFHHYKPSPYHHPPSQPSPPYTPQGAYSQPSSPYIPPGAYPPPSWGSNSDTQPSRVSHEQFRAALQLVVNPGDPREYLDSFIKIGEGSTGIVCIASEKHSGKQVAVKKMDLRKQQRRELLFNEVVIMRDYHHENVVDMYNSYLVGDELWVVMEFLEGGALTDIVTHTRMNEEQIATVCLSVLRALSYLHTQGVIHRDIKSDSILLTSDGRIKLSDFGFCAQVSKEVPKRKSLVGTPYWMAPEVISRLPYGTEVDIWSLGIMVIEMVDGEPPYFNEPPLQAMRRIRDNLPPRLKESHKVSTVLRSFLDLMLVREPSQRATAQELLQHPFLKLSGPPSCIVPLMRHYRHR, encoded by the exons ATGATCTGTTATGATGAAACCAATAAAACACGACAAAATCTCTGTCCATCCCTTGACATGAAACGTCAGGAACACAGAAAAACCAAAG GTTTGTCAGGGTTTTCCAGCATGtttgggaagaagaagaaacggcTGGAGATCTCAGCACCGTCTAACTTTGAGCACCGGGTCCACACGGGTTTCGACCCTCGGGAGCAGAAGTTCACCGGGCTGCCACAGCAATGGCAGAGCCTCCTGGCCGACACCGCCAACCGACCCAAGCCCATGGTGGACCCTTCCTACATCACCCCCATCCAGCTGGCACCAATGAAG ACGATTGTCCGAGGGAACCGACCACCCAAAGACGTGTCCATCAACGGCTTGCTAGAAGAGTTCGACAACATCTCAGTGACTCGCTCCAACTCTTTGAGAAAAGAGAGTCCACCAGGGGCTCACCAATCTGGAACAGGCATCAAACCCTCCATCGGTGGTCACCCCACGGTCCCAGAGGAGAATGGATTCAGCCATTACTATTCCCGCTACTCCTGTGACCTGGATTCATCCAGCAGAGACTTCTCACTGGATCCAGGGAAGCCGGGCTTTTCCATGGACGGGGAGTGGGGAATGGGGAGACACTATCGATTCACAAAGCAGAACGGACATTCACACCCCATACGCAGCCACTTCTACCCGGATGCCATGCCCCAAAAATCAGACTACGGTAAACTCCCTCCGGATTACCACACCTACCTGGAGAGCAAGGGGCGGTCAGCCGATGAGGTGGCCTCCACTGTGGGGAGCGGGGTGGGCTCTAGTGGATACTATCGGGCATCTGTGGGGGGCTCGTCGAGCCAGGACTACCGGGACACTTCTGTAGGAACACCGTCTCGTGCGTCGCTACACAGCGAGCAGATCAACTACCCGGACAGCGAGTGGAGCTACGGAGGCATGAGAGACGAATATGACAAGCGGCCCAAAAGTTCCTACGTAACACAAACCAGCCCCACTCCGGCCATCAGGCAGAGATCGAGGTCGGGCTCTGGGCTGCAGGAGCCAAACGTTCCGTACACAGCCAGTGGGGCTTTTAAGAACCCGGCGCAGGCTCATCCTTACAGCTCGTACACGTACCCGCGACTATCGGAAAGTCTGGCGAACTCGCAGACGCTGCCCAAG GGGGAGTACGAGCGCTCCTCACGTGATGGAAGCCCCCAGGTTTCAGGAGGAGACACGTACCCCAGAGGGCCTCTCAAGCTACCTCAGAGTCACGGCAAGCCGCCTGGTTACCCCCCAGTGCACCTGCCGTACCCCCCAGTCTTTCACCACTACAAGCCGTCTCCATACCATCACCCCCCCTCGCAGCCCAGCCCACCCTACACCCCTCAG GGGGCCTACTCGCAGCCTTCGTCCCCTTACATCCCCCCGGGGGCTTACCCGCCTCCCTCCTGGGGGTCCAACTCTGACACGCAGCCCTCCAGAGTTTCTCACGAACAGTTCAGGGCGGCACTTCAGCTCGTGGTCAACCCAG GGGACCCTCGGGAGTACCTGGACAGCTTCATCAAGATCGGCGAGGGCTCCACGGGGATCGTCTGCATCGCCAGCGAGAAACACAGCGGCAAGCAGGTGGCGGTGAAGAAGATGGACCTGAGGAAACAGCAGAGGAGGGAGCTGCTCTTCAATGAG GTGGTGATCATGAGGGACTACCATCACGAAAACGTGGTGGACATGTACAACAGCTACCTGGTTGGAGACGAGCTGTGGGTGGTGATGGAGTTCCTGGAGGGAGGGGCGCTGACGGACATCGTGACTCACACGAG gatGAACGAGGAGCAGATCGCCACCGTGTGCTTGTCAGTGCTGAGAGCTCTGTCCTACCTGCACACGCAGGGCGTCATCCACCGGGACATCAAGAGCGACTCCATCCTGCTGACCAGCGACGGCAGG atcAAGCTGTCAGACTTTGGCTTCTGCGCCCAAGTGTCCAAAGAGGTGCCAAAGAGGAAGTCCCTGGTGGGCACGCCGTACTGGATGGCGCCGGAGGTCATTTCTCGACTGCCTTACGGCACAGAG GTGGACATTTGGTCTCTGGGCATCATGGTGATCGAGATGGTGGACGGGGAGCCCCCCTACTTTAATGAGCCTCCGCTGCAGGCCATGAGGAGGATACGAGACAACCTGCCGCCTCGGTTAAAAGAGTCGCACAAG GTGTCCACGGTGCTGCGCTCCTTCCTGGACCTGATGCTGGTGAGGGAACCATCTCAGAGGGCCACGGCGCAGGAGCTACTTCAGCACCCCTTCCTCAAACTTTCCGGACCCCCGTCCTGCATCGTCCCCCTCATGAGACACTACCGCCACCGCTGA
- the pak5 gene encoding serine/threonine-protein kinase PAK 5 isoform X3 — protein MFGKKKKRLEISAPSNFEHRVHTGFDPREQKFTGLPQQWQSLLADTANRPKPMVDPSYITPIQLAPMKISPKTVRSAETPLPKTIVRGNRPPKDVSINGLLEEFDNISVTRSNSLRKESPPGAHQSGTGIKPSIGGHPTVPEENGFSHYYSRYSCDLDSSSRDFSLDPGKPGFSMDGEWGMGRHYRFTKQNGHSHPIRSHFYPDAMPQKSDYGKLPPDYHTYLESKGRSADEVASTVGSGVGSSGYYRASVGGSSSQDYRDTSVGTPSRASLHSEQINYPDSEWSYGGMRDEYDKRPKSSYVTQTSPTPAIRQRSRSGSGLQEPNVPYTASGAFKNPAQAHPYSSYTYPRLSESLANSQTLPKGEYERSSRDGSPQVSGGDTYPRGPLKLPQSHGKPPGYPPVHLPYPPVFHHYKPSPYHHPPSQPSPPYTPQGAYSQPSSPYIPPGAYPPPSWGSNSDTQPSRVSHEQFRAALQLVVNPGDPREYLDSFIKIGEGSTGIVCIASEKHSGKQVAVKKMDLRKQQRRELLFNEVVIMRDYHHENVVDMYNSYLVGDELWVVMEFLEGGALTDIVTHTRMNEEQIATVCLSVLRALSYLHTQGVIHRDIKSDSILLTSDGRIKLSDFGFCAQVSKEVPKRKSLVGTPYWMAPEVISRLPYGTEVDIWSLGIMVIEMVDGEPPYFNEPPLQAMRRIRDNLPPRLKESHKVSTVLRSFLDLMLVREPSQRATAQELLQHPFLKLSGPPSCIVPLMRHYRHR, from the exons ATGtttgggaagaagaagaaacggcTGGAGATCTCAGCACCGTCTAACTTTGAGCACCGGGTCCACACGGGTTTCGACCCTCGGGAGCAGAAGTTCACCGGGCTGCCACAGCAATGGCAGAGCCTCCTGGCCGACACCGCCAACCGACCCAAGCCCATGGTGGACCCTTCCTACATCACCCCCATCCAGCTGGCACCAATGAAG ATATCTCCCAAGACAGTCCGGTCAGCTGAAACGCCGTTACCCAAA ACGATTGTCCGAGGGAACCGACCACCCAAAGACGTGTCCATCAACGGCTTGCTAGAAGAGTTCGACAACATCTCAGTGACTCGCTCCAACTCTTTGAGAAAAGAGAGTCCACCAGGGGCTCACCAATCTGGAACAGGCATCAAACCCTCCATCGGTGGTCACCCCACGGTCCCAGAGGAGAATGGATTCAGCCATTACTATTCCCGCTACTCCTGTGACCTGGATTCATCCAGCAGAGACTTCTCACTGGATCCAGGGAAGCCGGGCTTTTCCATGGACGGGGAGTGGGGAATGGGGAGACACTATCGATTCACAAAGCAGAACGGACATTCACACCCCATACGCAGCCACTTCTACCCGGATGCCATGCCCCAAAAATCAGACTACGGTAAACTCCCTCCGGATTACCACACCTACCTGGAGAGCAAGGGGCGGTCAGCCGATGAGGTGGCCTCCACTGTGGGGAGCGGGGTGGGCTCTAGTGGATACTATCGGGCATCTGTGGGGGGCTCGTCGAGCCAGGACTACCGGGACACTTCTGTAGGAACACCGTCTCGTGCGTCGCTACACAGCGAGCAGATCAACTACCCGGACAGCGAGTGGAGCTACGGAGGCATGAGAGACGAATATGACAAGCGGCCCAAAAGTTCCTACGTAACACAAACCAGCCCCACTCCGGCCATCAGGCAGAGATCGAGGTCGGGCTCTGGGCTGCAGGAGCCAAACGTTCCGTACACAGCCAGTGGGGCTTTTAAGAACCCGGCGCAGGCTCATCCTTACAGCTCGTACACGTACCCGCGACTATCGGAAAGTCTGGCGAACTCGCAGACGCTGCCCAAG GGGGAGTACGAGCGCTCCTCACGTGATGGAAGCCCCCAGGTTTCAGGAGGAGACACGTACCCCAGAGGGCCTCTCAAGCTACCTCAGAGTCACGGCAAGCCGCCTGGTTACCCCCCAGTGCACCTGCCGTACCCCCCAGTCTTTCACCACTACAAGCCGTCTCCATACCATCACCCCCCCTCGCAGCCCAGCCCACCCTACACCCCTCAG GGGGCCTACTCGCAGCCTTCGTCCCCTTACATCCCCCCGGGGGCTTACCCGCCTCCCTCCTGGGGGTCCAACTCTGACACGCAGCCCTCCAGAGTTTCTCACGAACAGTTCAGGGCGGCACTTCAGCTCGTGGTCAACCCAG GGGACCCTCGGGAGTACCTGGACAGCTTCATCAAGATCGGCGAGGGCTCCACGGGGATCGTCTGCATCGCCAGCGAGAAACACAGCGGCAAGCAGGTGGCGGTGAAGAAGATGGACCTGAGGAAACAGCAGAGGAGGGAGCTGCTCTTCAATGAG GTGGTGATCATGAGGGACTACCATCACGAAAACGTGGTGGACATGTACAACAGCTACCTGGTTGGAGACGAGCTGTGGGTGGTGATGGAGTTCCTGGAGGGAGGGGCGCTGACGGACATCGTGACTCACACGAG gatGAACGAGGAGCAGATCGCCACCGTGTGCTTGTCAGTGCTGAGAGCTCTGTCCTACCTGCACACGCAGGGCGTCATCCACCGGGACATCAAGAGCGACTCCATCCTGCTGACCAGCGACGGCAGG atcAAGCTGTCAGACTTTGGCTTCTGCGCCCAAGTGTCCAAAGAGGTGCCAAAGAGGAAGTCCCTGGTGGGCACGCCGTACTGGATGGCGCCGGAGGTCATTTCTCGACTGCCTTACGGCACAGAG GTGGACATTTGGTCTCTGGGCATCATGGTGATCGAGATGGTGGACGGGGAGCCCCCCTACTTTAATGAGCCTCCGCTGCAGGCCATGAGGAGGATACGAGACAACCTGCCGCCTCGGTTAAAAGAGTCGCACAAG GTGTCCACGGTGCTGCGCTCCTTCCTGGACCTGATGCTGGTGAGGGAACCATCTCAGAGGGCCACGGCGCAGGAGCTACTTCAGCACCCCTTCCTCAAACTTTCCGGACCCCCGTCCTGCATCGTCCCCCTCATGAGACACTACCGCCACCGCTGA